Proteins encoded in a region of the Triplophysa rosa linkage group LG6, Trosa_1v2, whole genome shotgun sequence genome:
- the lrrfip1a gene encoding nestin isoform X8: MMGEDADDPGFQMLTVTDILVYFDNCKKAEARLAAKRAARAEAREIRMKELERQQKEVSDDEERMSVGSRSDMRLPQIPSSHSHKKSKKKKKHSSKTSNGCDDDDLSTLSSRSSRLSDESKRSRSSRPDLQSGPVYEDSLYSGSRRSSVRASSEYSGFRGSRTSSRANSACSSPVEDCSSSVASYMHSSTASITGLTRDLDHVIIPDLPDVNGRPSMADDRLERDYLEKGSSRASTISGATLTSLGGTSSRRGSGDTSFTADTEVSIREIKEIHELKDQIQDVEAKHMQNLKELKESLMEVEGKYRKAMVSNAQMDNEKTNLIYEVDILKDSLMELEEMLSETRRELEEKSKDFEREKHAHSILQFQYNELKETLKQSEELLTEIRQLRLKQDGFVREVSDLQETIEWKNKKIGALERQKEFSDAIRNERDELRDEVVQLKDILKKHGIVLGHDLATNGETGEEVGETEQSSQTSSVEIREGSSVLGTHQLKMCKDQDRKILDKDVKQNQVSSHVPLSSTEKSLDTNENGDFREEVNLSEEQQSDNRPEPKPPSSVGDREIVVTKPTAEIKAEQLVLEDLGGNTVEFDVHIDGPMETDQQESICAKQIIKKETSVESDSGPILEEDQPGEDVLDNKSKPMEKPVESLHTEKLPQSQGAGVSNKKKKKKKKSKQKQKQSDKLESEAKIDSKNEKVFSEDNPDQNLKSDQKVNHEDYLRNDVFTAMHTEIPADDSHDDKRKVEMDCVKKIIADKHADDARDQDKHADDARDQFKVIQDLVDSAEISNSESTTGKSFPSTVSISNITDQTEVSANPPQEVSSEKDALLSHEVSDKLVDTADRCVETLDSVSRFDNIEKSLMVDDTEVKRHVDSEAFPPLLMHQSIDPEESAFSGDHDESVPKCPLASSITEKVENESENVIQEQSTSHNSIEVDQNEVKTQQDELVEEALHSGEAFNRDGNIDTAVSESQLVLEKGEGEEEERSLHDQLLPDQDSLGASDQECKLEKGDYKKEGSFQGPITIDMQLPGEAEDILADKSEKVEKEESTQVMLDVQIPDDKGILVEKGEDHETEGSIQDQVMLDTQLPGNNDDILMEKGEEHEEEDSVQDQVMLDTQLSGEDEGVLVESVTGSPELREDPEEEDEGENFEFDDMDLEASSNDPPKHCKDQASDDVTLLKESVHEANKEYQSNAINEDHTQDDEPLERPDQDSEQKKQMDDENTIENPQTTTEVETCLTEDSQVNKKDIKPDHQQQECTLEKHHRTSEELRHSDPISEMETKDVGQEMNSSIIHENQGTKTSREQEAERETTTTNKEDDRKETKKSSKKGKGKGKEECKMS, encoded by the exons ATGATGGGGGAAGATGCAGATGACCCTGGCTTCCAAATGCTCACCGTGACTGATATACTAGTCTACTTTGATAACTGCAAAAAG GCTGAAGCCCGTTTGGCAGCTAAGAGGGCGGCCCGTGCAGAAGCTCGTGAGATCAGAATGAAAGAACTAGAGAGACAACAGAAAGAG GTGTCAGATGATGAAGAACGGATGTCAGTGGGGAGCAGGAGCGACATGCGG CTTCCACAGATCCCATCCTCTCATTCACATAAGAAgtccaagaaaaagaagaaacatTCTTCCAAGACT AGCAATggctgtgatgatgatgatctcAGCACATTATCTAGTCGG AGCTCCAGACTCAGTGATGAGAGCAAAAGGTCTCGTTCCTCTAGGCCTGATCTGCAGTCG GGCCCTGTTTACGAGGACAGTCTCTACAGCGGCTCTCGACGCTCCAGTGTTCGCGCT TCGTCTGAATACAGTGGTTTTAGGGGGTCTAGGACTTCTTCCAGGGCAAATTCTGCGTGCAGCAGCCCTGTG GAGGATTGCAGCAGCTCAGTGGCTAGTTATATGCACAGCAGCACAGCTAGTATAACTGGTCTTACTAGAGATCTGGACCATGTCATTATCCCCGACCTGCCGGATGTTAATGGAAGACCGTCTATG GCTGATGACAGGTTAGAGCGTGACTACTTGGAAAAG ggctCTTCACGAGCATCAACGATATCTGGCGCTACTCTCACCTCTCTGGGCGGGACATCTTCACGGAGAGGAAGCGGAGATACATCTTTCACTGCAGACACAGAAGTTTCCATACGGGAAATCAAG GAGATCCATGAGCTTAAGGATCAGATTCAAGACGTGGAGGCGAAGCACATGCAGAACCTCAAAGAGCTCAAG GAGTCACTAATGGAAGTGGAGGGAAAGTACCGGAAGGCCATGGTGTCCAATGCACAGATGGACAACGAGAAGACCAATCTGATATATGAAGTGGACATTTTAAAAGACTCTTTAATGGAACTGGAGGAAATGCTCTCTGAAACACGACGTGAGCTTGAGGAGAAGAGTAAG GACTTCGAAAGAGAGAAGCATGCACATAGTATACTGCAGTTTCAGtacaatgaattaaaagagacGTTAAAACAAAGTGAAGAACTGCTAACT GAGATCCGTCAGTTACGACTCAAACAGGACGGCTTTGTCAGAGAGGTTTCTGACCTTCAGGAAACTATTGAATggaagaataaaaaaattggG GCATTAGAGAGGCAGAAGGAGTTTTCCGACGCCATTCGGAATGAGAGAGACGAGCTCAGAGATGAGGTCGTTCAGctcaaagatattttgaag AAACATGGTATTGTCCTTGGACATGATCTAGCCACCAATGGAGAAACGGGTGAAGAAGTGGGAGAGACTGAACAGAGTTCTCAGACATCATCTGTTGAGATCCGAGAGGGGAGCAGTGTGCTAG GGACTCATCAGTTGAAGATGTGCAAAGACCAGGACCGAAAAATTTTGGATAAGGATGTGAAACAGAATCAAGTGTCTTCACATGTCCCACTGAGCTCTACAGAGAAATCTTTAGATACAAACGAGAATGGAGACTTTAGGGAAGAAGTAAACCTGAGTGAAGAGCAACAGTCTGATAACAGACCTGAACCCAAACCTCCAAGTTCTGTTGGTGATCGTGAGATCGTTGTAACAAAACCCACGGCTGAGATCAAAGCAGAGCAGCTTGTATTGGAAGATTTAGGCGGTAATACTGTGGAGTTTGATGTTCACATAGATGGACCTATGGAAACAGATCAACAAGAGAGCATATGTGCCAAACAGATCATCAAAAAAGAAACGTCTGTAGAGTCGGACTCTGGTCCGATACTTGAAGAAGATCAGCCTGGTGAGGATGTACTTGATAATAAAAGCAAGCCTATGGAGAAACCTGTTGAATCTTTACACACAGAGAAGCTTCCACAATCCCAAGGTGCCGGTGTTtcaaataaaaagaagaaaaagaagaagaaaagcaaacagaaacagaaacaaagtgACAAGCTGGAGAGCGAAGCAAAGATAGACAGCAAGAATGAAAAGGTCTTCAGTGAGGATAATCCAGACCAAAATTTAAAAAGTGATCAAAAAGTGAACCATGAGGATTACTTGAGGAATGACGTATTTACAGCAATGCATACAGAAATCCCAGCTGATGATTCACATGATGATAAAAGAAAGGTTGAAATGGACTGTGTCAAAAAAATAATCGCAGATAAACATGCTGATGATGCTAGAGATCAAGATAAACATGCTGATGATGCTAGAGATCAATTTAAAGTAATTCAAGATTTGGTTGATTCAGCAGAGATATCAAATTCTGAATCTACAACTGGTAAGAGTTTCCCTTCAACAGTCAGTATCTCTAACATCACAGACCAAACGGAAGTTTCAGCAAATCCACCCCAAGAGGTTTCTTCAGAAAAAGATGCATTACTGTCTCATGAAGTTTCTGATAAGCTTGTGGATACTGCTGACAGGTGCGTGGAAACCCTTGACTCTGTCAGCAGGTTTGACAACATTGAGAAGTCTTTGATGGTAGATGACACAGAAGTGAAGCGTCATGTGGACAGTGAAGCTTTTCCGCCTCTACTAATGCATCAAAGTATTGATCCAGAAGAGAGCGCTTTCTCTGGAGATCATGATGAGTCTGTTCCGAAATGTCCTTTAGCTTCCTCTATCACAGAGAAggtagaaaatgaaagtgagaATGTAATTCAGGAACAATCAACATCTCACAATAGTATTGAGGTGGACCAAAATGAGGTAAAAACACAGCAAGATGAATTAGTTGAGGAAGCTCTGCATAGCGGAGAAGCTTTTAATAGAGACGGTAATATAGACACAGCTGTATCCGAATCCCAACTTGTTTTAGAAAAAGGTGAAGGTGAAGAAGAGGAAAGATCACTGCATGATCAGCTTCTACCTGATCAGGATTCACTGGGAGCCTCGGACCAAGAATGCAAGCTTGAAAAAGGTGATTATAAGAAGGAAGGATCATTTCAGGGACCGATTACAATTGATATGCAACTGCCTGGAGAGGCGGAGGATATTCTGGCAGACAAAAGTGAGAAGGTTGAGAAGGAAGAATCAACCCAGGTTATGCTTGATGTGCAGATTCCTGATGATAAAGGTATTCTTGTTGAGAAGGGTGAGGATCATGAGACTGAAGGATCAATCCAGGATCAGGTTATGCTTGATACTCAACTGCCTGGAAATAATGACGATATTCTGATGGAAAAAGGTGAGGAGCATGAGGAGGAGGACTCAGTCCAAGATCAGGTTATGCTTGATACACAACTGTCTGGAGAGGATGAAGGCGTTTTGGTGGAGTCTGTTACAGGTTCCCCAGAGCTCAGAGAAGATCCTGAGGAGGAAGATGAAGGAGAAAATTTTGAATTTGATGACATGGATCTTGAAGCATCATCAAACGATCCTCCAAAGCACTGTAAAGATCAAGCAAGTGATGATGTTACTCTGTTAAAAGAAAGTGTGCATGAAGCAAACAAAGAATACCAAAGCAATGCCATCAATGAAGACCATACTCAAGATGATGAACCTCTGGAACGTCCAGATCAGGATTCTGAGCAAAAGAAGCAGATGGATGATGAAAATACTATTGAAAACCCACAAACAACGACAGAGGTAGAAACATGTTTAACAGAGGACAGCCAAGTCAACAAGAAAGACATTAAACCTGATCATCAACAACAAGAATGTACACTTGAGAAGCATCACCGAACGTCAGAAGAACTGAGGCACAGTGATCCGATCTCAGAGATGGAGACAAAAGATGTAGGCCAAGAGATGAATAGTTCCATTATCCATGAAAACCAAGGAACTAAGACTTCACGAGAGCAGGAAGCTGAGAGAGAAACAACAACGACCAACAAAGAAGATGATAGGAAGGAAACTAAAAAAAGTAGCAAGAAAGGAAAAGGCAAGGGGAAAGAGGAATGTAAAATGTCTTAA
- the lrrfip1a gene encoding leucine-rich repeat flightless-interacting protein 1 isoform X16 has product MGSQGPGRKRTTSKNGLTAEEDALNVIAREAEARLAAKRAARAEAREIRMKELERQQKEIYQVQKEDSERYTRLSRRHASVSDDEERMSVGSRSDMRADDRLERDYLEKGSSRASTISGATLTSLGGTSSRRGSGDTSFTADTEVSIREIKEIHELKDQIQDVEAKHMQNLKELKESLMEVEGKYRKAMVSNAQMDNEKTNLIYEVDILKDSLMELEEMLSETRRELEEKSKDFEREKHAHSILQFQYNELKETLKQSEELLTEIRQLRLKQDGFVREVSDLQETIEWKNKKIGALERQKEFSDAIRNERDELRDEVVQLKDILKKHGIVLGHDLATNGETGEEVGETEQSSQTSSVEIREGSSVLGTHQLKMCKDQDRKILDKDVKQNQVSSHVPLSSTEKSLDTNENGDFREEVNLSEEQQSDNRPEPKPPSSVGDREIVVTKPTAEIKAEQLVLEDLGGNTVEFDVHIDGPMETDQQESICAKQIIKKETSVESDSGPILEEDQPGEDVLDNKSKPMEKPVESLHTEKLPQSQGAGVSNKKKKKKKKSKQKQKQSDKLESEAKIDSKNEKVFSEDNPDQNLKSDQKVNHEDYLRNDVFTAMHTEIPADDSHDDKRKVEMDCVKKIIADKHADDARDQDKHADDARDQFKVIQDLVDSAEISNSESTTGKSFPSTVSISNITDQTEVSANPPQEVSSEKDALLSHEVSDKLVDTADRCVETLDSVSRFDNIEKSLMVDDTEVKRHVDSEAFPPLLMHQSIDPEESAFSGDHDESVPKCPLASSITEKVENESENVIQEQSTSHNSIEVDQNEVKTQQDELVEEALHSGEAFNRDGNIDTAVSESQLVLEKGEGEEEERSLHDQLLPDQDSLGASDQECKLEKGDYKKEGSFQGPITIDMQLPGEAEDILADKSEKVEKEESTQVMLDVQIPDDKGILVEKGEDHETEGSIQDQVMLDTQLPGNNDDILMEKGEEHEEEDSVQDQVMLDTQLSGEDEGVLVESVTGSPELREDPEEEDEGENFEFDDMDLEASSNDPPKHCKDQASDDVTLLKESVHEANKEYQSNAINEDHTQDDEPLERPDQDSEQKKQMDDENTIENPQTTTEVETCLTEDSQVNKKDIKPDHQQQECTLEKHHRTSEELRHSDPISEMETKDVGQEMNSSIIHENQGTKTSREQEAERETTTTNKEDDRKETKKSSKKGKGKGKEECKMS; this is encoded by the exons ATGGGATCACAAGGGCCAGGACGTAAACGAACCACCAGCAAAAATGGCTTGACGGCTGAGGAAGATGCCCTCAACGTTATTGCAAGAGAG GCTGAAGCCCGTTTGGCAGCTAAGAGGGCGGCCCGTGCAGAAGCTCGTGAGATCAGAATGAAAGAACTAGAGAGACAACAGAAAGAG ATTTATCAGGTGCAGAAG GAGGACAGTGAACGGTATACACGCCTGTCACGGAGACATGCTTCG GTGTCAGATGATGAAGAACGGATGTCAGTGGGGAGCAGGAGCGACATGCGG GCTGATGACAGGTTAGAGCGTGACTACTTGGAAAAG ggctCTTCACGAGCATCAACGATATCTGGCGCTACTCTCACCTCTCTGGGCGGGACATCTTCACGGAGAGGAAGCGGAGATACATCTTTCACTGCAGACACAGAAGTTTCCATACGGGAAATCAAG GAGATCCATGAGCTTAAGGATCAGATTCAAGACGTGGAGGCGAAGCACATGCAGAACCTCAAAGAGCTCAAG GAGTCACTAATGGAAGTGGAGGGAAAGTACCGGAAGGCCATGGTGTCCAATGCACAGATGGACAACGAGAAGACCAATCTGATATATGAAGTGGACATTTTAAAAGACTCTTTAATGGAACTGGAGGAAATGCTCTCTGAAACACGACGTGAGCTTGAGGAGAAGAGTAAG GACTTCGAAAGAGAGAAGCATGCACATAGTATACTGCAGTTTCAGtacaatgaattaaaagagacGTTAAAACAAAGTGAAGAACTGCTAACT GAGATCCGTCAGTTACGACTCAAACAGGACGGCTTTGTCAGAGAGGTTTCTGACCTTCAGGAAACTATTGAATggaagaataaaaaaattggG GCATTAGAGAGGCAGAAGGAGTTTTCCGACGCCATTCGGAATGAGAGAGACGAGCTCAGAGATGAGGTCGTTCAGctcaaagatattttgaag AAACATGGTATTGTCCTTGGACATGATCTAGCCACCAATGGAGAAACGGGTGAAGAAGTGGGAGAGACTGAACAGAGTTCTCAGACATCATCTGTTGAGATCCGAGAGGGGAGCAGTGTGCTAG GGACTCATCAGTTGAAGATGTGCAAAGACCAGGACCGAAAAATTTTGGATAAGGATGTGAAACAGAATCAAGTGTCTTCACATGTCCCACTGAGCTCTACAGAGAAATCTTTAGATACAAACGAGAATGGAGACTTTAGGGAAGAAGTAAACCTGAGTGAAGAGCAACAGTCTGATAACAGACCTGAACCCAAACCTCCAAGTTCTGTTGGTGATCGTGAGATCGTTGTAACAAAACCCACGGCTGAGATCAAAGCAGAGCAGCTTGTATTGGAAGATTTAGGCGGTAATACTGTGGAGTTTGATGTTCACATAGATGGACCTATGGAAACAGATCAACAAGAGAGCATATGTGCCAAACAGATCATCAAAAAAGAAACGTCTGTAGAGTCGGACTCTGGTCCGATACTTGAAGAAGATCAGCCTGGTGAGGATGTACTTGATAATAAAAGCAAGCCTATGGAGAAACCTGTTGAATCTTTACACACAGAGAAGCTTCCACAATCCCAAGGTGCCGGTGTTtcaaataaaaagaagaaaaagaagaagaaaagcaaacagaaacagaaacaaagtgACAAGCTGGAGAGCGAAGCAAAGATAGACAGCAAGAATGAAAAGGTCTTCAGTGAGGATAATCCAGACCAAAATTTAAAAAGTGATCAAAAAGTGAACCATGAGGATTACTTGAGGAATGACGTATTTACAGCAATGCATACAGAAATCCCAGCTGATGATTCACATGATGATAAAAGAAAGGTTGAAATGGACTGTGTCAAAAAAATAATCGCAGATAAACATGCTGATGATGCTAGAGATCAAGATAAACATGCTGATGATGCTAGAGATCAATTTAAAGTAATTCAAGATTTGGTTGATTCAGCAGAGATATCAAATTCTGAATCTACAACTGGTAAGAGTTTCCCTTCAACAGTCAGTATCTCTAACATCACAGACCAAACGGAAGTTTCAGCAAATCCACCCCAAGAGGTTTCTTCAGAAAAAGATGCATTACTGTCTCATGAAGTTTCTGATAAGCTTGTGGATACTGCTGACAGGTGCGTGGAAACCCTTGACTCTGTCAGCAGGTTTGACAACATTGAGAAGTCTTTGATGGTAGATGACACAGAAGTGAAGCGTCATGTGGACAGTGAAGCTTTTCCGCCTCTACTAATGCATCAAAGTATTGATCCAGAAGAGAGCGCTTTCTCTGGAGATCATGATGAGTCTGTTCCGAAATGTCCTTTAGCTTCCTCTATCACAGAGAAggtagaaaatgaaagtgagaATGTAATTCAGGAACAATCAACATCTCACAATAGTATTGAGGTGGACCAAAATGAGGTAAAAACACAGCAAGATGAATTAGTTGAGGAAGCTCTGCATAGCGGAGAAGCTTTTAATAGAGACGGTAATATAGACACAGCTGTATCCGAATCCCAACTTGTTTTAGAAAAAGGTGAAGGTGAAGAAGAGGAAAGATCACTGCATGATCAGCTTCTACCTGATCAGGATTCACTGGGAGCCTCGGACCAAGAATGCAAGCTTGAAAAAGGTGATTATAAGAAGGAAGGATCATTTCAGGGACCGATTACAATTGATATGCAACTGCCTGGAGAGGCGGAGGATATTCTGGCAGACAAAAGTGAGAAGGTTGAGAAGGAAGAATCAACCCAGGTTATGCTTGATGTGCAGATTCCTGATGATAAAGGTATTCTTGTTGAGAAGGGTGAGGATCATGAGACTGAAGGATCAATCCAGGATCAGGTTATGCTTGATACTCAACTGCCTGGAAATAATGACGATATTCTGATGGAAAAAGGTGAGGAGCATGAGGAGGAGGACTCAGTCCAAGATCAGGTTATGCTTGATACACAACTGTCTGGAGAGGATGAAGGCGTTTTGGTGGAGTCTGTTACAGGTTCCCCAGAGCTCAGAGAAGATCCTGAGGAGGAAGATGAAGGAGAAAATTTTGAATTTGATGACATGGATCTTGAAGCATCATCAAACGATCCTCCAAAGCACTGTAAAGATCAAGCAAGTGATGATGTTACTCTGTTAAAAGAAAGTGTGCATGAAGCAAACAAAGAATACCAAAGCAATGCCATCAATGAAGACCATACTCAAGATGATGAACCTCTGGAACGTCCAGATCAGGATTCTGAGCAAAAGAAGCAGATGGATGATGAAAATACTATTGAAAACCCACAAACAACGACAGAGGTAGAAACATGTTTAACAGAGGACAGCCAAGTCAACAAGAAAGACATTAAACCTGATCATCAACAACAAGAATGTACACTTGAGAAGCATCACCGAACGTCAGAAGAACTGAGGCACAGTGATCCGATCTCAGAGATGGAGACAAAAGATGTAGGCCAAGAGATGAATAGTTCCATTATCCATGAAAACCAAGGAACTAAGACTTCACGAGAGCAGGAAGCTGAGAGAGAAACAACAACGACCAACAAAGAAGATGATAGGAAGGAAACTAAAAAAAGTAGCAAGAAAGGAAAAGGCAAGGGGAAAGAGGAATGTAAAATGTCTTAA